The following are from one region of the Candidatus Fusobacterium pullicola genome:
- the galE gene encoding UDP-glucose 4-epimerase GalE, whose amino-acid sequence MKNILVTGGAGYIGSHAVAELLDSSYNVVVIDSLENGFIELVDKRAKFYQGNVQDSSIMDKIFEENKIDAVMHFAGYIKVSESVVEPNKYYLNNTYTVMCLIESMRKHGVKNIVFSSTAAVYGDVKEPEPVEETHSTLPINPYGMSKLMSEKIIMDCAQAYGLNYSIFRYFNVGGAHEKHNIGQKGEGITALIPLILKAAKGDIPKLSIYGNDFDTKDGTGIRDYIHVVDLVRAHILSLNKLAKNKSNIYNLGNGNGFSVLEMLNAAKEVTNIDIPAEITGRRAGDPPCVIASSKKATTELNWKPQYTDVKDIIRTAWEWNLRNK is encoded by the coding sequence ATGAAAAATATATTAGTTACTGGTGGAGCTGGATATATAGGAAGTCATGCTGTGGCTGAACTGTTAGATTCTAGCTATAATGTTGTTGTAATTGATTCTCTTGAAAATGGTTTTATTGAATTAGTTGATAAAAGAGCTAAATTCTATCAAGGAAATGTTCAAGATAGCTCTATTATGGATAAAATATTTGAAGAAAATAAAATAGATGCTGTGATGCACTTTGCTGGCTATATAAAAGTTTCTGAAAGTGTTGTAGAACCTAATAAGTACTATCTAAATAATACTTACACTGTTATGTGCCTTATTGAATCTATGAGAAAGCATGGGGTTAAAAATATTGTTTTCTCTTCTACTGCTGCTGTTTACGGAGATGTTAAAGAACCTGAACCAGTAGAGGAAACTCACTCAACTTTACCAATAAACCCTTATGGTATGAGTAAGCTTATGTCTGAAAAAATTATTATGGATTGTGCTCAAGCCTATGGTCTAAACTATTCTATCTTTAGATACTTCAATGTGGGAGGAGCTCATGAAAAACATAATATAGGACAAAAAGGTGAAGGAATCACTGCTCTTATTCCACTTATCTTAAAAGCTGCTAAGGGAGATATTCCAAAATTATCAATATATGGGAATGATTTTGATACTAAAGATGGAACAGGTATAAGAGATTACATACATGTTGTAGATCTAGTTAGAGCCCATATACTTTCACTAAATAAGTTAGCTAAAAATAAAAGTAATATATACAATTTAGGAAATGGAAATGGATTCTCTGTATTAGAGATGTTAAATGCTGCTAAAGAGGTTACAAATATAGATATTCCAGCTGAAATTACTGGAAGAAGAGCTGGGGATCCACCTTGTGTTATTGCCTCTAGTAAAAAAGCAACAACAGAGTTAAATTGGAAACCTCAGTATACTGATGTAAAAGATATCATCAGAACTGCTTGGGAATGGAATTTAAGAAATAAATAG
- a CDS encoding nucleotidyltransferase, whose protein sequence is MKATGIVVEYNPFHNGHKYHLQKTKELNPNNIIIAVMSGDFVQRGEPSIIDRWTKTKMALANGVDLVIELPVFYSSQSAEIFAKGAVGILEELKCESMVFGSESGKIDELKRISTLQESEEFKIKLKERLKSGDSYPTAHSSTMKEILGESELNSNDILGLEYIKAIRYWKSSIIPMTLKREKVGYHDTNIVGDFASATKIREHLKKNEEISSIVTQESFNTLKEYSNFTYMENFYPFIRYELIKNSNNLSDIQDMEIGFENRLLENAIKSINYDEFFKSISNRRYTTGRVQRVLTHTLLALTTNITEEVKKSIPYVRVLGFNSKGREYLSYLKKFDNSKIITSYKKMNENFSPEVCSLIEFNERSSQIYRLINNYNDYKSPIIFKEENNE, encoded by the coding sequence ATGAAAGCTACAGGAATAGTAGTTGAATATAATCCCTTTCATAATGGACACAAATATCATCTTCAAAAAACAAAGGAATTAAATCCTAACAATATTATCATAGCTGTTATGAGTGGAGATTTTGTACAAAGAGGAGAGCCATCTATCATTGACAGGTGGACAAAAACAAAAATGGCACTGGCTAATGGTGTTGATTTGGTTATTGAACTTCCCGTTTTTTACTCTTCACAAAGTGCTGAAATTTTTGCTAAGGGTGCTGTTGGAATTTTAGAAGAGTTAAAATGTGAAAGTATGGTTTTTGGTTCAGAAAGTGGAAAGATTGACGAGTTAAAAAGAATCTCTACACTTCAAGAGAGTGAAGAGTTTAAAATAAAGCTAAAAGAAAGACTGAAAAGTGGTGATTCCTATCCTACAGCTCATAGCTCAACTATGAAGGAGATTTTAGGTGAAAGTGAACTAAACTCTAATGATATTTTAGGACTTGAGTATATTAAGGCTATTAGATATTGGAAAAGTTCTATAATACCTATGACTTTAAAAAGAGAAAAGGTAGGTTATCACGATACAAATATTGTTGGAGATTTTGCTAGTGCTACTAAAATAAGAGAACACCTTAAAAAAAATGAAGAAATCTCTAGTATAGTTACTCAAGAAAGTTTCAACACTCTTAAGGAGTATTCAAATTTTACATATATGGAAAATTTTTATCCTTTCATTAGATATGAACTCATAAAAAATTCCAATAATCTATCTGATATTCAAGATATGGAGATAGGATTTGAAAATAGATTGCTTGAAAATGCTATAAAATCTATAAATTATGATGAGTTTTTTAAAAGTATCAGTAACAGAAGATATACCACTGGAAGAGTTCAAAGAGTTTTAACACATACTCTTTTAGCTCTTACTACTAATATCACTGAAGAGGTAAAAAAATCTATTCCGTATGTTAGAGTATTAGGTTTTAACTCTAAAGGTAGAGAGTATCTAAGTTATTTAAAAAAGTTCGATAACTCTAAAATTATTACATCATATAAAAAAATGAATGAGAATTTTTCTCCTGAAGTCTGCTCCTTAATAGAGTTCAATGAAAGAAGTTCTCAAATATACAGACTTATAAATAATTACAATGATTATAAGTCTCCTATTATCTTTAAGGAGGAGAATAATGAGTAG
- a CDS encoding MFS transporter produces MSRKLPTSVQIFYGLGVSYAIVDQIFAQWILYFYLPPESSGLKPVMAPLLISLALVISRFVDMVTDPVVGFLSDKVNTRWGRRIPFIAVGILPLALFTVAFFYPPMGNEKLAFIYLAIVGSMFFTFYTIVGAPYNSLIPEIGQTTEERLNLSTWQSVFRLIYTAIAMIIPGALIGIFGKGDTLVGIRGMVISLCILVIIGGLITVFLVPEKKYSLGQTSKANFKETMGIVFKNKAFINYLFGLLFFFIGFNNLRAIMNYFIEDIMGLGKGAITIASALLFGMSALFFYPTNKLSKKYGYRKIMLACLALLIVFTLCLFQLGRAIPVSMGYPLFALIGIPVAGSAFIFPPAMLSEIGSKISEENGNRIEGVCFGIQGFFLKMAFMISILILPIILVAGNGDILSAITTAPKGVEKSGIYLTALISALSFMISFFFYYRYEE; encoded by the coding sequence ATGAGTAGAAAACTACCTACAAGTGTACAAATTTTTTATGGATTAGGGGTAAGTTATGCTATTGTGGACCAAATATTTGCTCAATGGATACTATACTTCTATCTTCCACCAGAGAGTTCTGGGCTTAAACCAGTAATGGCTCCACTTCTAATATCTTTAGCTCTAGTTATATCTAGATTTGTAGATATGGTTACAGACCCAGTAGTTGGGTTTTTATCAGATAAAGTTAATACTAGATGGGGAAGAAGAATTCCTTTTATAGCTGTTGGAATATTACCACTAGCTCTTTTTACAGTTGCTTTTTTCTATCCCCCTATGGGAAATGAAAAATTAGCCTTCATATACTTAGCTATAGTTGGTTCTATGTTCTTTACCTTTTATACAATAGTTGGTGCACCTTATAACTCTCTTATTCCAGAGATAGGACAAACAACTGAAGAAAGATTAAATCTTTCTACTTGGCAATCTGTATTTAGATTGATATATACAGCTATTGCTATGATTATCCCAGGAGCTCTTATAGGAATTTTCGGTAAGGGAGATACCTTGGTTGGAATTAGGGGAATGGTAATATCTCTTTGTATATTAGTTATTATTGGAGGACTCATTACAGTATTTTTGGTTCCAGAAAAAAAATACTCTCTTGGTCAAACGTCAAAGGCAAATTTTAAAGAAACAATGGGAATAGTATTTAAAAATAAAGCCTTTATCAATTATTTATTTGGTTTATTATTTTTCTTTATTGGTTTTAATAATCTAAGAGCTATTATGAACTATTTTATCGAGGATATTATGGGGCTGGGGAAAGGAGCTATTACTATTGCTTCAGCACTCCTATTTGGTATGTCAGCACTATTTTTCTATCCTACAAATAAACTTTCTAAAAAATATGGATATAGAAAAATTATGTTAGCTTGTCTAGCTTTATTAATAGTCTTTACACTTTGTCTTTTCCAACTTGGAAGAGCTATTCCTGTATCTATGGGATATCCTCTTTTTGCTTTAATAGGTATTCCAGTAGCTGGTTCAGCTTTTATCTTCCCACCAGCTATGCTAAGTGAGATAGGTAGTAAAATTAGTGAAGAGAATGGAAATAGAATAGAGGGAGTTTGCTTTGGAATTCAAGGCTTTTTCTTAAAGATGGCTTTTATGATATCTATACTTATTTTACCAATCATACTGGTTGCTGGTAATGGAGATATCCTCTCTGCTATCACTACGGCACCTAAAGGAGTGGAAAAATCTGGTATATATCTAACTGCTCTTATATCAGCTCTCTCTTTTATGATATCATTTTTCTTTTATTATAGATATGAAGAGTAA
- a CDS encoding ComEC/Rec2 family competence protein, translating into METIYLIALEILIILEILKFFSLEFGIFFSLIFIVGIFIFKKNKSIFLLILPLLFLFRAFFTFNSSVNIGDNKIFNVSLYEGKGKIEKIDNRYPLNNSYLYISNKSNGNYEIIGRIENIENRYGNDYLTIKSERISPIPQNKVKEYFQKKTDSLLKNSNYDLKRVYEAVILGKGYKLTQEMREKFNYIGISHLMALSGFHIGLVISIISFLLPTKLPIKKRERNIFLLVTLTLYYLGIEHSPSLDRAYIMGVVYLLGKIFDENTELIKTLAVSFVLSLIINPASINSISFQLSYGAVFAIAEIFPYFKTKLYKGKSKLIDSLILTLSIQFFLTPLLIYQFGVIQLLSFITNMVVVPVGSLFISIGFISLLLENFSLGFLLTPILNFVFKLFFMLVDFFYTIPFMSIKYKNESSLIILFYIITILGIFTLKFRKDYKKDEKIYKRTKISQ; encoded by the coding sequence ATGGAGACTATTTATTTAATTGCTCTAGAGATTCTCATCATATTGGAGATACTCAAATTTTTCTCTTTAGAGTTTGGAATATTTTTTAGTTTAATTTTCATTGTAGGAATATTTATCTTTAAGAAAAATAAGAGTATCTTTCTTTTGATACTTCCTCTTTTGTTTTTATTTAGAGCTTTTTTTACCTTTAACTCCTCAGTTAATATAGGAGATAATAAAATCTTTAATGTATCTCTCTATGAGGGAAAAGGAAAAATTGAGAAAATAGACAACAGATACCCTCTCAATAATTCCTATCTTTATATCTCAAATAAAAGTAATGGTAATTACGAGATAATAGGACGAATAGAAAATATTGAAAATAGATATGGCAATGACTATTTAACTATCAAATCAGAAAGAATATCACCTATCCCTCAAAATAAAGTAAAGGAATATTTTCAAAAGAAAACAGATTCACTTTTAAAAAATTCTAACTATGATTTAAAAAGAGTTTATGAAGCTGTTATACTTGGAAAGGGATATAAATTAACTCAAGAGATGAGAGAAAAATTCAATTACATTGGAATCTCTCATCTAATGGCTCTCTCGGGATTCCATATAGGTTTAGTTATCTCTATTATCTCCTTCCTTTTACCTACTAAGTTGCCTATTAAAAAAAGGGAGAGAAATATATTTTTACTTGTAACCTTAACTCTTTATTATTTGGGAATAGAACATTCTCCCTCATTAGATAGGGCTTATATTATGGGAGTAGTATACCTCCTTGGAAAAATTTTTGATGAAAATACAGAGTTGATAAAAACTTTAGCTGTAAGCTTTGTTCTCTCTCTTATCATAAATCCAGCCTCTATAAATAGCATCTCTTTTCAACTATCTTATGGGGCTGTATTTGCTATAGCTGAAATTTTTCCATATTTTAAGACAAAACTTTACAAAGGTAAGTCCAAGTTGATAGATAGTCTTATTCTTACTCTATCTATACAATTTTTTCTTACTCCACTACTTATATACCAATTTGGAGTAATTCAACTACTATCTTTTATTACAAATATGGTTGTTGTCCCTGTAGGAAGTCTGTTTATTTCCATTGGATTTATTTCTCTACTATTAGAAAATTTTTCACTGGGTTTTCTACTTACTCCAATACTAAATTTTGTTTTTAAACTATTTTTTATGTTAGTGGACTTTTTTTACACCATTCCTTTTATGAGTATTAAATATAAAAACGAAAGTAGTCTTATAATACTTTTTTATATTATCACCATACTTGGAATATTTACCTTAAAATTTAGAAAGGATTATAAAAAAGATGAAAAGATTTATAAACGAACTAAAATATCTCAATAG
- a CDS encoding site-2 protease family protein, whose amino-acid sequence MKRFINELKYLNRGMPTFTKIILGVIVVYIFISFGENILFNPSIFINIAILIFSLLVHEISHGLMAYICGDSTAKNYGRLSLNPLHHLDPLGTIFPILLILSGSSFVFGWAKPVPINYYRLKYGRVGEFLVAIAGVLSNIILAIIGMILFKHFYEVLAPLHILKPILYMISLNILLAVFNIIPIPPLDGSRVLASIGSYDLRDSIFHMDRYGIFIIMILSWTGILYKFIAPAYMAILSFLDKLI is encoded by the coding sequence ATGAAAAGATTTATAAACGAACTAAAATATCTCAATAGAGGTATGCCAACTTTTACTAAGATTATATTAGGTGTAATTGTAGTATATATTTTTATAAGTTTTGGGGAGAATATTTTATTCAATCCATCAATTTTTATTAATATAGCTATACTTATATTTTCTCTACTTGTACACGAGATTTCTCACGGACTTATGGCATATATCTGTGGAGACAGTACAGCTAAAAACTATGGAAGATTAAGTTTAAATCCCCTACACCATCTAGATCCTCTAGGAACTATTTTTCCTATACTTTTAATTCTATCTGGCTCATCTTTTGTTTTTGGTTGGGCAAAACCTGTACCAATCAACTATTATAGACTAAAATATGGGAGAGTTGGAGAGTTTTTAGTAGCTATAGCTGGTGTACTTTCAAATATTATACTAGCTATTATTGGAATGATACTATTTAAACATTTTTATGAAGTGCTTGCTCCTTTACATATATTGAAGCCAATATTATATATGATAAGTTTGAATATTTTACTAGCTGTATTTAATATTATTCCTATTCCACCTCTTGATGGTTCAAGAGTTTTAGCTTCAATAGGAAGTTACGATTTAAGAGATAGTATTTTTCATATGGATAGATATGGTATCTTTATCATTATGATTCTAAGTTGGACAGGAATACTTTATAAATTTATTGCTCCAGCTTATATGGCTATCCTTAGTTTTTTAGATAAATTGATTTAA
- a CDS encoding IMPACT family protein, giving the protein MKSVAREYVIEFEEKKSKFIGYVKPVGSKIEAEEFIQSIKNKHPDATHNCSAYKVIDNGQEYFKTDDDGEPSGTAGKPMGDIITYMEVTNLAVVATRYFGGIKLGAGGLVRNYAKTAKLAIQEAGIEEYIERNIYLIDFSYERIGEVESILNSGGAEYLDKGYNDRVTYKVKVDTPTLENLKSLRDIMIIDL; this is encoded by the coding sequence ATGAAAAGTGTTGCTAGAGAGTATGTTATCGAATTTGAAGAAAAAAAATCTAAATTTATAGGTTATGTAAAACCTGTAGGAAGTAAAATTGAAGCTGAAGAGTTTATCCAATCTATAAAGAATAAACACCCTGATGCTACCCATAATTGCTCTGCTTACAAAGTTATAGACAACGGGCAAGAATATTTTAAAACAGATGATGATGGTGAGCCTAGTGGTACTGCTGGTAAACCTATGGGAGATATTATTACATATATGGAGGTTACAAATCTTGCTGTTGTAGCTACTAGATACTTTGGTGGAATAAAGCTTGGTGCTGGTGGGCTTGTTAGAAATTATGCTAAAACTGCTAAACTAGCTATACAAGAAGCTGGTATTGAAGAGTATATAGAGAGAAATATCTATCTTATTGATTTTTCCTATGAAAGAATTGGTGAGGTTGAATCTATCCTGAATAGTGGTGGAGCTGAGTATTTAGATAAAGGATACAATGACAGAGTAACTTATAAAGTCAAAGTAGACACTCCCACTCTTGAAAATCTTAAAAGTTTAAGAGATATTATGATAATAGATTTATAA
- a CDS encoding lactate dehydrogenase — MKLICYGVRKVEKPFFEKLNKFGYELTLVEELMNDENVNLIEGHKAVMLRANCPANRKNLEKMKNFGVEYLLTRTVGYNHIDLEAAYEMGFKMARVPRYSPNAIAELAITFAMNLVRKGAYMVDRTRNKNFIVDEYMFSPEIRNLTVGVIGTGKIGFTAAKLFKGLGARVIAYDLYPNEAAKEVVEYVTMEELNKTADIITLHCPYIKGENDNLLGEEFISNLKEGAILINTARGELQDVEAIIKGLESGKIGGFATDVFSNEKEFFFKDMAGKEIDKNVEKLISLYPRVLITPHIGSYTDEALTNMIEISYENLDEFLRTGDCQNKL; from the coding sequence ATGAAATTAATATGTTATGGAGTTAGAAAAGTAGAAAAACCTTTCTTTGAAAAATTAAATAAATTTGGATATGAGTTAACTTTAGTTGAAGAGTTAATGAATGATGAAAATGTAAACTTAATAGAGGGGCATAAAGCTGTTATGCTTAGAGCTAACTGTCCAGCTAATAGAAAAAACTTAGAAAAAATGAAAAACTTTGGAGTGGAATATCTACTTACTAGAACGGTAGGATATAATCATATTGATTTAGAAGCTGCATATGAGATGGGATTTAAAATGGCAAGAGTTCCAAGATATTCACCAAATGCTATAGCAGAATTAGCTATTACCTTTGCTATGAACCTAGTTAGAAAAGGTGCATATATGGTAGATAGAACTAGAAATAAAAATTTTATTGTAGATGAATATATGTTCAGTCCTGAAATTAGAAATCTTACTGTAGGAGTAATAGGAACTGGAAAGATAGGATTTACAGCAGCAAAACTTTTCAAAGGATTAGGAGCTAGAGTAATAGCTTATGATCTATATCCTAATGAAGCAGCTAAAGAGGTAGTGGAGTATGTAACTATGGAGGAATTAAATAAAACTGCCGATATAATTACATTACATTGCCCATATATCAAAGGAGAAAATGATAATCTATTGGGAGAAGAGTTTATCTCTAATTTAAAAGAGGGAGCTATACTTATCAATACAGCAAGAGGAGAGCTTCAAGATGTAGAAGCTATAATTAAAGGATTAGAAAGTGGAAAAATCGGAGGATTTGCAACTGATGTATTCTCTAATGAAAAAGAATTCTTCTTCAAAGATATGGCAGGAAAAGAGATTGATAAGAACGTAGAAAAACTAATATCTCTATATCCAAGAGTTTTAATAACTCCACATATTGGTTCTTATACAGATGAGGCTTTAACAAATATGATAGAGATCTCTTATGAAAACTTAGATGAGTTTTTAAGAACAGGAGATTGTCAAAATAAATTATAA